A genomic region of Kineococcus rhizosphaerae contains the following coding sequences:
- a CDS encoding alkaline phosphatase D family protein has product MQIPSSPFSRRSLLAAGGTGLLAPTLLRSGAPAITHGVQSGDVTSSTATIWTRADRPARMFVQVSPTGRFGRDCRTYRGPLLTAASDFTGRYDVRGLPSAADVPYRVVLGAPDAHRPDGTSAEGFLRTAPTRGDHRRIRFLWSGDQAGQGWGRNPDLGGFPIYRAMARRDADFFLHSGDTIYADGPITGDVTLPDGRVYRNVVTEAKSHVAQTLDDFRGAFRYNLEDDAYRAFFARVPQVNQWDDHEVHNNWFPHEILDDAKYTEKRVDVLRARGERAWREYVPISHRRTSDVYGKFSFGPLLDVFVLDMRSYRDENTRGWAGGGIRPDGGILGTEQAQWLVQAMAASRARWKVVQADMPIGLVVPDTQTDPAGIEAIAQGDPGVPRGRERQIAWILRELKNRGVRNHVWLTADVHYTAAHRYDPSRAAFTEFDPFWEFVSGPLHAGSFGPSALDPTFGPTVEFQAVPPHANTSPLEGSQFFGEVEIDPDSQTLTVTLRDLRGAALWSRALHPTT; this is encoded by the coding sequence GTGCAGATCCCCTCCTCCCCCTTCTCGCGCCGTTCCCTGCTGGCCGCCGGCGGTACCGGCCTCCTGGCCCCCACCCTGCTGCGCAGCGGCGCTCCCGCGATCACCCACGGCGTCCAGTCCGGTGACGTCACCTCGAGCACGGCCACGATCTGGACCCGCGCGGACCGCCCGGCCCGGATGTTCGTCCAGGTCTCCCCCACGGGCCGGTTCGGCCGCGACTGCCGCACCTACCGCGGCCCGCTGCTCACGGCCGCCTCCGACTTCACGGGCCGCTACGACGTGCGGGGGCTGCCGTCGGCCGCCGACGTCCCGTACCGCGTCGTCCTCGGCGCCCCCGACGCGCACCGGCCCGACGGCACCTCCGCCGAGGGTTTCCTGCGGACCGCCCCCACCCGGGGCGACCACCGGCGGATCCGGTTCCTGTGGAGCGGCGACCAGGCCGGGCAGGGCTGGGGCCGCAACCCCGACCTGGGGGGTTTCCCGATCTACCGCGCGATGGCGCGCCGCGACGCGGACTTCTTCCTGCACTCCGGCGACACGATCTACGCCGACGGCCCCATCACCGGGGACGTGACGCTGCCCGACGGGCGCGTCTACCGCAACGTCGTCACCGAGGCGAAGTCGCACGTGGCCCAGACCCTCGACGACTTCCGCGGCGCGTTCCGGTACAACCTCGAGGACGACGCCTACCGCGCGTTCTTCGCCCGCGTCCCGCAGGTGAACCAGTGGGACGACCACGAGGTCCACAACAACTGGTTCCCGCACGAGATCCTCGACGACGCGAAGTACACCGAGAAGCGCGTCGACGTCCTGCGGGCCCGCGGCGAGCGGGCCTGGCGCGAGTACGTCCCGATCTCGCACCGCCGCACCTCCGACGTGTACGGGAAGTTCTCGTTCGGGCCGCTGCTGGACGTGTTCGTCCTCGACATGCGCAGCTACCGCGACGAGAACACCCGGGGCTGGGCCGGTGGCGGGATCCGCCCGGACGGCGGGATCCTCGGCACCGAGCAGGCGCAGTGGCTCGTGCAGGCGATGGCCGCCTCCCGGGCCCGCTGGAAGGTCGTGCAGGCCGACATGCCCATCGGGCTCGTGGTCCCCGACACCCAGACCGACCCCGCCGGCATCGAGGCGATCGCCCAGGGCGACCCGGGCGTCCCCCGCGGCCGCGAACGGCAGATCGCCTGGATCCTGCGGGAGCTGAAGAACCGCGGGGTGCGCAACCACGTGTGGCTCACCGCCGACGTGCACTACACCGCCGCCCACCGCTACGACCCCTCCCGCGCGGCGTTCACGGAGTTCGACCCGTTCTGGGAGTTCGTGTCCGGGCCCCTGCACGCGGGGTCCTTCGGCCCCAGCGCCCTCGACCCGACGTTCGGGCCGACGGTGGAGTTCCAGGCCGTCCCCCCGCACGCGAACACCTCCCCGCTGGAGGGTTCGCAGTTCTTCGGCGAGGTCGAGATCGACCCCGACTCCCAGACCCTCACCGTGACGCTGCGCGACCTGCGCGGCGCCGCGCTGTGGAGCAGGGCCCTGCACCCCACCACCTGA
- a CDS encoding PhoH family protein produces the protein MASTDPTPEPTAQPTGQAPAPVRHVVVVPPEVPMVGLLGARDELLRVLERAFAKADVLVRGNEITVTGAAAEVALLERLVEQMTAVLRSGQALSPDAVERSVAMLRAQVNGTGDDRPADVLTMNILSSRGRTIRPKTVNQKHYVEAIDEHTVVFGIGPAGTGKTYLAMAKAVQALQAKQVNRIVLTRPAVEAGERLGFLPGTLTDKIDPYLRPLYDALHDMLDPDSIPRLMAAGTIEVAPLAYMRGRTLNDAFIILDEAQNTSPEQMKMFLTRLGFGSKIVVTGDVTQVDLPSGTESGLRVVQDILEGIEDVHFSRLTSSDVVRHRLVGDIVDAYGRWEEARPRVSAAHGRKR, from the coding sequence ATGGCCAGCACCGACCCCACCCCCGAACCCACGGCCCAGCCGACCGGCCAGGCCCCCGCACCGGTGCGGCACGTCGTCGTCGTGCCGCCCGAGGTCCCGATGGTGGGCCTGCTCGGCGCCCGCGACGAGCTGCTGCGCGTCCTCGAGCGCGCCTTCGCCAAGGCCGACGTCCTGGTGCGCGGCAACGAGATCACCGTCACCGGAGCGGCCGCCGAGGTCGCCCTGCTGGAGCGTCTGGTCGAGCAGATGACGGCGGTCCTGCGCAGCGGGCAGGCGCTCTCGCCCGACGCCGTCGAGCGGTCCGTGGCGATGCTGCGCGCCCAGGTCAACGGCACCGGCGACGACCGGCCCGCCGACGTCCTGACCATGAACATCCTGTCCAGCCGCGGGCGCACGATCCGGCCCAAGACGGTGAACCAGAAGCACTACGTCGAGGCCATCGACGAGCACACGGTCGTCTTCGGCATCGGCCCCGCCGGCACGGGCAAGACCTACCTGGCGATGGCCAAGGCCGTGCAGGCGCTGCAGGCCAAGCAGGTCAACCGCATCGTCCTGACCCGCCCGGCCGTCGAGGCCGGCGAGCGCCTCGGGTTCCTGCCGGGCACGCTGACCGACAAGATCGACCCGTACCTGCGCCCGCTGTACGACGCGCTGCACGACATGCTGGACCCGGACTCGATCCCGCGGCTCATGGCGGCCGGCACGATCGAGGTCGCGCCCCTGGCGTACATGCGCGGGCGCACCCTCAACGACGCGTTCATCATCCTCGACGAGGCGCAGAACACCTCACCCGAGCAGATGAAGATGTTCCTGACGCGCCTGGGGTTCGGCTCGAAGATCGTCGTGACGGGTGACGTGACGCAGGTCGACCTGCCGAGCGGGACGGAGTCGGGGCTGCGGGTCGTGCAGGACATCCTCGAGGGCATCGAGGACGTCCACTTCTCGCGGCTGACGTCCAGCGACGTCGTCCGGCACCGCCTCGTCGGCGACATCGTCGACGCCTACGGCCGCTGGGAGGAGGCGCGTCCGCGCGTCTCGGCGGCGCACGGGCGGAAGCGGTGA
- the era gene encoding GTPase Era — translation MTDTTTSTTPTPPHRSGFACLVGRPNAGKSTLTNALVGQKVAITSSRPQTTRHTVRGIVHRPDAQLVLVDTPGLHRPRTLLGQRLNDLVHETLAEVDVVALCIPADEKIGPGDRFIAEALAAVPRSTKVALVTKTDKASRQQVAEQLLAVSALGEELLGGFSDVVPASALTGEQVDTVADVLLQHLPEGPRLYPDGELTDEPEQVMVAELVREAALEGVRDELPHSLAVVVEETQEQENGVLKVFVWLYVERESQKGIVIGKGGARLKDVGTRARHQIEALLGTKVHLDLRVKVAKDWQRDPKQLQRLGF, via the coding sequence ATGACTGACACCACGACTTCGACGACTCCCACGCCCCCCCACCGTTCCGGGTTCGCCTGCCTGGTGGGCCGGCCCAACGCCGGCAAGTCCACGCTCACGAACGCGCTGGTCGGCCAGAAGGTCGCGATCACCAGCTCGCGGCCGCAGACGACCCGGCACACCGTGCGCGGCATCGTGCACCGCCCCGACGCCCAGCTCGTCCTCGTCGACACCCCCGGGCTGCACCGGCCGCGGACCCTGCTGGGGCAGCGGCTGAACGACCTGGTCCACGAGACGCTCGCCGAGGTCGACGTCGTGGCGCTGTGCATCCCGGCCGACGAGAAGATCGGCCCCGGGGACCGGTTCATCGCCGAGGCGCTGGCCGCGGTCCCGCGCTCGACGAAGGTGGCGCTGGTCACCAAGACCGACAAGGCGAGCCGGCAGCAGGTCGCCGAGCAGCTCCTGGCGGTCTCGGCCCTCGGCGAGGAGCTGCTCGGGGGGTTCAGCGACGTCGTCCCGGCCTCGGCGCTGACGGGCGAGCAGGTCGACACCGTCGCCGACGTCCTCCTGCAGCACCTGCCGGAGGGGCCGCGGCTGTACCCCGACGGGGAGCTGACCGACGAACCCGAGCAGGTCATGGTCGCCGAGCTCGTGCGCGAGGCCGCCCTGGAGGGGGTCCGCGACGAGCTCCCGCACTCCCTGGCGGTGGTGGTCGAGGAGACGCAGGAGCAGGAGAACGGCGTCCTGAAGGTCTTCGTGTGGCTCTACGTGGAGCGCGAGTCCCAGAAGGGCATCGTCATCGGCAAGGGCGGGGCGCGCCTGAAGGACGTCGGGACCCGCGCCCGCCACCAGATCGAGGCGCTGCTGGGCACGAAGGTCCACCTCGACCTGCGGGTCAAGGTGGCCAAGGACTGGCAGCGCGACCCGAAGCAGTTGCAGCGCCTCGGCTTCTGA
- a CDS encoding aminotransferase class IV: MRNRTFVLGVGEVVWDAPVAAADDSGLRGDGFFETVLCRGPEPVRLSAHLDRFERSAAAFGVDVDRAAWTGLAHEAVGAVPAGDEAVLRLTLARDGVGLVTVRPVPAGVRAGRDGVGVVTLARGTTTVPDAPWLLTAAKTSSYAVNSAAAREAHRRGADDALLVDADGLVLEAPTANLLWRAGGAWCTPPHAGRTVLPGTTLAAVAAGLGVVEADVRPGELAGTDGAWLLSSVRGAAPVLRVDGARVPHDARLTEVLRGIALGTRREFPSGSGGATLGG, from the coding sequence GTGAGGAACCGGACGTTCGTCCTGGGGGTCGGCGAGGTGGTCTGGGACGCGCCCGTGGCCGCGGCCGACGACTCCGGGCTGCGTGGGGACGGGTTCTTCGAGACCGTGCTCTGCCGGGGTCCGGAGCCGGTGCGGCTGTCCGCGCACCTGGACCGGTTCGAGCGTTCGGCCGCCGCCTTCGGGGTGGACGTGGACCGGGCCGCGTGGACCGGCCTGGCGCACGAGGCCGTCGGCGCGGTCCCCGCCGGCGACGAGGCCGTGCTGCGGCTGACGCTCGCGCGGGACGGGGTGGGTCTGGTCACCGTCCGCCCGGTCCCCGCCGGGGTGCGGGCGGGCCGCGACGGGGTGGGGGTGGTGACGCTGGCCCGGGGGACGACGACCGTCCCCGACGCGCCGTGGCTGCTGACGGCGGCCAAGACGTCGTCGTACGCCGTGAACTCCGCCGCGGCGCGCGAGGCCCACCGGCGCGGGGCCGACGACGCGCTGCTCGTCGACGCCGACGGACTGGTCCTGGAGGCCCCCACGGCGAACCTGCTGTGGCGCGCGGGCGGTGCGTGGTGCACCCCGCCGCACGCCGGGCGCACCGTGCTGCCGGGCACGACGCTGGCCGCGGTCGCCGCGGGCCTCGGCGTCGTGGAGGCGGACGTGCGCCCCGGTGAGCTCGCCGGGACCGACGGGGCGTGGTTGCTGTCCAGCGTCCGCGGGGCCGCCCCCGTGCTGCGGGTCGACGGCGCCCGGGTGCCGCACGACGCGCGGCTCACGGAGGTGCTGCGGGGCATCGCGCTGGGAACACGCCGCGAGTTCCCGTCCGGGTCCGGGGGTGCCACGCTCGGGGGGTGA
- a CDS encoding Gfo/Idh/MocA family protein codes for MNRIALTGGGYRAGLHLDLLRRLPERFEVTGVLARSAATAASLADRGLPVHRDLDGLLRTRPDVVVVSVPARDAPGLVRELDGRGAHVVTETPPAADLAGLVDLWEAVGSGGRVQVAEQYLLFPHNAARAELVRRGAVGTPTSVQVSSTQTYHATSLVRGLLGTGSTAARVVASRTTSPLADPITRAGWTGDAEPRPQTTTIATFDFGDGRSALYDFTQTQTRNPLRARRLVVRGSTGELVDDRLVRLADATTVLTSTIERRWTGHHQDVQGYDLDHLSLDGAVLFRNPFPGARLSDEEIALATLFDACAAHARGEGPAPYPLAEAAQDHALGLAIEESLTSGGPVTSARGPWA; via the coding sequence GTGAACCGGATCGCCCTCACCGGCGGGGGCTACCGCGCGGGCCTGCACCTGGACCTGCTGCGCCGCCTGCCCGAGCGCTTCGAGGTCACCGGGGTCCTCGCGCGCAGCGCCGCGACGGCCGCGTCGCTCGCGGACCGGGGCCTGCCCGTGCACCGCGACCTCGACGGCCTGCTGCGCACCCGCCCGGACGTCGTGGTCGTCTCGGTCCCGGCCCGGGACGCCCCGGGCCTGGTCCGCGAGCTGGACGGGCGCGGCGCGCACGTCGTCACCGAGACCCCGCCCGCGGCCGACCTGGCCGGTCTCGTGGACCTGTGGGAGGCCGTCGGGAGCGGTGGCCGCGTGCAGGTGGCCGAGCAGTACCTGCTGTTCCCGCACAACGCGGCGCGCGCCGAGCTGGTGCGCCGCGGCGCGGTGGGGACCCCCACGTCGGTGCAGGTCTCCTCGACGCAGACCTACCACGCGACCTCGCTGGTGCGGGGTCTGCTCGGCACGGGCTCCACCGCCGCCCGGGTCGTGGCCTCGCGGACGACGTCGCCCCTGGCCGACCCGATCACCCGCGCGGGCTGGACGGGGGACGCCGAACCCCGCCCGCAGACCACCACGATCGCGACGTTCGACTTCGGCGACGGCCGCAGCGCGCTGTACGACTTCACCCAGACCCAGACGCGCAACCCGCTGCGCGCCCGGCGGCTGGTGGTGCGCGGCAGCACCGGCGAGCTCGTCGACGACCGGCTCGTGCGCCTGGCCGACGCCACGACGGTGCTGACCTCGACGATCGAGCGCCGCTGGACGGGCCACCACCAGGACGTCCAGGGCTACGACCTCGACCACCTCTCCCTCGACGGCGCGGTGCTGTTCCGCAACCCCTTCCCCGGGGCCCGGCTGTCCGACGAGGAGATCGCGCTGGCGACGCTGTTCGACGCCTGCGCCGCCCACGCCCGCGGCGAGGGACCGGCGCCGTACCCGCTGGCCGAGGCGGCGCAGGACCACGCGCTGGGCCTGGCGATCGAGGAGTCGCTGACGAGCGGCGGGCCGGTCACCTCCGCGCGCGGCCCGTGGGCGTGA
- a CDS encoding VOC family protein translates to MTSTPGPVVTTGVSHVRLTVRDLTTSRRFYDALFGWDVAVELPADADDATRERLWFLFGGIIYSTPFGLLGLRPVAAAHDSFSEDRVGLDHLSFAVADRAALDGAVEVLDSLGAPHEGVKDAGGLWILEFRDPDGIALELAAPRG, encoded by the coding sequence ATGACCAGCACCCCCGGCCCCGTCGTCACGACCGGGGTCAGCCACGTCCGGCTCACCGTCCGCGACCTGACGACCTCCCGACGGTTCTACGACGCGCTGTTCGGGTGGGACGTCGCCGTCGAACTGCCCGCCGACGCCGACGACGCCACCCGCGAACGGCTCTGGTTCCTGTTCGGGGGGATCATCTACAGCACGCCCTTCGGGCTGCTCGGCCTGCGCCCCGTCGCCGCCGCGCACGACTCCTTCTCCGAGGACCGGGTGGGGCTGGACCACCTGTCCTTCGCCGTGGCCGACCGGGCCGCGCTGGACGGGGCCGTCGAGGTCCTGGACTCCCTCGGCGCCCCGCACGAGGGCGTCAAGGACGCCGGCGGCCTGTGGATCCTGGAGTTCCGCGACCCCGACGGCATCGCCCTGGAACTGGCCGCGCCCCGGGGCTGA
- a CDS encoding hemolysin family protein: MGAPAGPLLVLALLLVVAAGLIAAAESAIAVTSRRRARDLVDDGRRGAPALARVLESAAPVIAVCTLLRVVFETLAAVCATVVVASWVDSWFLVLVLAGLGMSALDFVLVGVGPRTLGRLHAETVGLLAAPVLAPLTTVLGPVARALVAVGNAVTPGRGLRHGPFASEAELREIVELAGETSVIEAGEHRMIHSVFELGDTLAREVMVPRTDLVTARRGAGLHDVEALFLRSGFSRMPVIGEDADEVLGVVYLKDVARRFHAHPEQARTERVEDVARPAVFVPDSLPVDDLMRQMQRDNVHVAIVVDEYGGTAGLVTIEDILEEIVGDISDEYDRAGPEVEPLDDGGFRVSSRLHVEDLGELFDREIDDEDVDTVGGLLAKTLGEVLVPGAVAQVHGLRLEADAREGRRNQVRTVLVHRLPDPEPELVDAGGRDHD, translated from the coding sequence GTGGGCGCACCCGCCGGCCCGCTGCTGGTGCTGGCCCTGCTGCTGGTCGTGGCGGCCGGGCTGATCGCGGCGGCGGAGTCGGCCATCGCGGTGACCTCCAGGCGCCGCGCGCGCGACCTGGTGGACGACGGCCGCCGGGGTGCCCCGGCGCTGGCCCGCGTCCTGGAGTCGGCCGCCCCGGTCATCGCGGTCTGCACGCTGCTGCGGGTCGTGTTCGAGACCCTCGCGGCGGTGTGCGCGACGGTCGTCGTGGCGAGCTGGGTCGACTCGTGGTTCCTCGTCCTGGTCCTGGCGGGCCTGGGGATGTCCGCGCTGGACTTCGTGCTGGTCGGGGTCGGCCCGCGCACGCTGGGCCGGTTGCACGCCGAGACGGTGGGGCTGCTGGCCGCCCCGGTGCTCGCGCCGCTGACGACGGTGCTGGGCCCGGTGGCCCGGGCGCTGGTGGCCGTCGGCAACGCCGTCACCCCGGGCCGGGGCCTGCGCCACGGGCCGTTCGCCTCGGAGGCCGAGCTGCGCGAGATCGTGGAGCTGGCGGGGGAGACGTCGGTCATCGAGGCCGGTGAGCACCGGATGATCCACTCGGTCTTCGAGCTCGGCGACACCCTGGCCCGCGAGGTCATGGTGCCGCGCACCGACCTCGTGACGGCCCGCCGCGGCGCCGGGCTGCACGACGTCGAGGCGCTGTTCCTGCGCTCGGGGTTCTCGCGGATGCCCGTCATCGGCGAGGACGCCGACGAGGTCCTCGGCGTCGTCTACCTCAAGGACGTCGCCCGCCGCTTCCACGCCCACCCCGAGCAGGCCCGCACCGAACGCGTCGAGGACGTCGCCCGCCCCGCTGTCTTCGTCCCCGACAGCCTGCCCGTCGACGACCTCATGCGGCAGATGCAGCGCGACAACGTGCACGTGGCGATCGTCGTCGACGAGTACGGCGGCACCGCGGGCCTGGTGACGATCGAGGACATCCTCGAGGAGATCGTCGGGGACATCTCCGACGAGTACGACCGCGCCGGCCCCGAGGTCGAGCCCCTCGACGACGGCGGTTTCCGCGTCTCCTCCCGCCTGCACGTCGAGGACCTCGGGGAGCTGTTCGACCGCGAGATCGACGACGAGGACGTCGACACCGTCGGCGGCCTGCTCGCCAAGACCCTCGGCGAGGTCCTCGTCCCCGGCGCCGTCGCGCAGGTTCACGGCCTGCGCCTGGAGGCCGACGCGCGCGAGGGCCGCCGCAACCAGGTCCGCACCGTCCTGGTGCACCGCCTGCCCGACCCCGAACCCGAACTCGTCGACGCCGGAGGCCGAGACCATGACTGA
- the dhaK gene encoding dihydroxyacetone kinase subunit DhaK — MTAVAKLLDDPADAVTDALRGLAAVHPELSVDLTQHVVSRGDERRPGKVGLVSGGGSGHEPLHAGFVGLGMLDAAACGAVFTSPVPDQVLAATKAASSGGGVVHIVKNYTGDVLNFQMAAELADDEDIEVETVLVDDDVAVTDSLYTAGRRGTGGTLFVEKVLGAAAEKGLAVAEVAALGRDVVSRSRSFGVALSPCTTPGSDQPGFDLPAGEMELGIGIHGEPGRRRVPVPATGVAREVARTAVAAIDEDLPLAHQDLLVLVNGMGGTPLLELQVLAADVVAELDARGARVARALVGNYVTSLEMAGAMVSVCTTTPELLELWDAPVRTPALRWGV, encoded by the coding sequence ATGACCGCTGTTGCCAAGCTGCTGGACGACCCCGCGGACGCCGTCACCGACGCGTTGCGCGGGCTGGCCGCCGTCCACCCCGAACTGTCCGTCGACCTGACGCAGCACGTCGTCTCCCGCGGCGACGAGCGGCGTCCGGGCAAGGTCGGTCTCGTCTCCGGCGGCGGGTCCGGCCACGAACCCCTGCACGCGGGTTTCGTGGGCCTGGGCATGCTCGACGCCGCGGCCTGCGGGGCCGTGTTCACCTCACCCGTACCCGACCAGGTCCTCGCCGCGACGAAGGCGGCGTCCTCCGGCGGGGGTGTGGTGCACATCGTGAAGAACTACACCGGCGACGTCCTGAACTTCCAGATGGCCGCCGAACTCGCCGACGACGAGGACATCGAGGTCGAGACCGTCCTCGTCGACGACGACGTCGCGGTCACCGACAGCCTCTACACCGCCGGGCGCCGGGGCACGGGCGGGACGCTGTTCGTCGAGAAGGTCCTCGGGGCCGCCGCCGAGAAGGGCCTGGCCGTGGCCGAGGTCGCCGCCCTGGGCCGGGACGTCGTGTCCCGCAGCCGCAGCTTCGGGGTGGCGCTGAGCCCCTGCACCACACCGGGATCGGACCAGCCCGGGTTCGACCTGCCGGCCGGCGAGATGGAACTGGGCATCGGCATCCACGGCGAACCCGGCCGCCGCCGCGTCCCGGTCCCCGCCACCGGGGTCGCGCGCGAGGTCGCCCGCACGGCGGTCGCCGCGATCGACGAGGACCTGCCGCTGGCCCACCAGGACCTGCTCGTGCTCGTCAACGGCATGGGTGGCACCCCGCTGCTGGAACTGCAGGTCCTGGCCGCCGACGTCGTCGCCGAGCTCGACGCCCGGGGGGCCCGGGTCGCGCGGGCCCTGGTCGGCAACTACGTCACCAGCCTGGAGATGGCCGGGGCGATGGTCAGCGTCTGCACGACCACCCCCGAACTGCTCGAGCTGTGGGACGCCCCCGTCCGCACCCCGGCCCTGCGGTGGGGCGTGTGA
- the dhaM gene encoding dihydroxyacetone kinase phosphoryl donor subunit DhaM has translation MSVRVVLLSHSAAVARGVADLAGQMGRTATVVPVGGTPDGGLGTDADALETAVAQALAAGDDVALLVDLGSAVLTAKTVLADVDEDERVVLVDAPFLEGAVAAVVTASTGTGLAEVVAQAELARTLRKT, from the coding sequence GTGAGCGTCCGGGTGGTCCTGCTCTCGCACAGCGCCGCCGTCGCCCGCGGGGTGGCGGACCTGGCGGGGCAGATGGGGCGCACCGCCACCGTCGTCCCCGTCGGCGGGACCCCCGACGGCGGGCTCGGCACCGACGCCGACGCGCTGGAGACCGCTGTCGCGCAGGCGCTGGCGGCCGGCGACGACGTCGCCCTGCTCGTCGACCTGGGCAGTGCGGTGCTGACGGCGAAGACCGTCCTGGCCGACGTCGACGAGGACGAGCGCGTCGTCCTGGTCGACGCGCCGTTCCTGGAGGGCGCCGTCGCGGCCGTCGTCACGGCCTCGACGGGGACCGGGCTCGCCGAGGTCGTCGCCCAGGCCGAACTCGCCCGGACCCTGCGCAAGACCTGA
- the dhaL gene encoding dihydroxyacetone kinase subunit DhaL — MGRVNLDAATALAWLRAFAGLVDERAGELTDLDRPIGDSDHGVNLQRGMHAVVAAFEQEAPDTAGAVLTKAGSTLVSTVGGASGPLFGTLLRRTGKALDGGDLASALRAGLDGVVKLGGAQVGDATLVDALTPAVEALEAGRSPFEAAEAAAEGAASTEPLVARKGRASYLGERGVGHRDPGAESVVLLFTALEQVAA, encoded by the coding sequence GTGGGGCGTGTGAACCTCGACGCCGCGACCGCGCTGGCCTGGTTGCGGGCGTTCGCCGGGCTCGTCGACGAACGGGCGGGCGAGCTCACCGACCTCGACCGGCCCATCGGCGACTCCGACCACGGCGTGAACCTCCAGCGCGGGATGCACGCCGTCGTGGCCGCGTTCGAGCAGGAGGCCCCCGACACCGCGGGGGCCGTCCTCACCAAGGCCGGGTCGACGCTCGTCAGCACCGTCGGCGGCGCCAGCGGGCCGTTGTTCGGGACGCTGCTGCGGCGGACCGGGAAGGCGCTCGACGGCGGTGACCTCGCGAGCGCGTTGCGGGCCGGCCTCGACGGCGTCGTCAAGCTCGGCGGGGCGCAGGTCGGGGACGCCACCCTCGTCGACGCCCTGACCCCGGCCGTCGAAGCGCTCGAAGCGGGCCGCTCGCCGTTCGAGGCCGCCGAGGCCGCCGCCGAGGGCGCCGCCTCCACCGAACCGCTCGTGGCCCGCAAGGGCCGCGCCAGCTACCTCGGCGAGCGCGGCGTGGGGCACCGCGACCCCGGCGCCGAGTCGGTCGTGCTGCTGTTCACCGCGCTCGAGCAGGTCGCCGCGTGA
- the ybeY gene encoding rRNA maturation RNase YbeY: MSIDVVDESSFAQGRGVDTVEVSHLARYVLDEMRVHPLADLSVLMVDAEAMSRLHVQWMDEEGPTDVMSFPMDQLRPGREGRTSEPGLLGDVVVCPEVAAAQAKASGHATADEVLLLVTHGILHLLGYDHAEPDEEREMFTLQRRLVLGFLARIGRPGDPTPTVGHRSLPSGD, encoded by the coding sequence GTGAGCATCGACGTCGTCGACGAGAGCTCCTTCGCACAGGGCCGCGGGGTGGACACCGTCGAGGTCTCGCACCTGGCCCGCTACGTCCTGGACGAGATGCGCGTGCACCCGCTGGCCGACCTGTCGGTCCTCATGGTGGACGCCGAGGCCATGTCCCGGCTGCACGTGCAGTGGATGGACGAGGAGGGCCCCACCGACGTCATGTCCTTCCCGATGGACCAGCTCCGGCCCGGCCGCGAGGGCCGCACGTCGGAGCCGGGGCTGCTGGGGGACGTCGTGGTGTGCCCGGAGGTGGCCGCGGCGCAGGCCAAGGCGTCCGGACACGCGACGGCCGACGAGGTGCTGCTGCTCGTGACGCACGGCATCCTGCACCTGCTGGGCTACGACCACGCCGAACCGGACGAGGAACGCGAGATGTTCACCCTGCAGCGCCGGCTGGTGCTGGGCTTCCTGGCCCGCATCGGCCGTCCCGGCGACCCGACCCCCACGGTCGGGCACCGGTCGCTGCCCTCGGGGGACTGA